The following nucleotide sequence is from Paracrocinitomix mangrovi.
TTAACTCTTCAACTCCTTTATCAGGAACAGCGACTTCTGCAATAGGAATTTGCCCTGGAGGAACAGCTACTTTAACTGCTACTGGAGGAACAACTTATACATGGTATGATGGAGCAACTGTAATTGGTTCAACAGCAACAATCAACGTCTCTCCTTCTGTAACTACTCAATATTCAGTAGAAATTTCAAATGGGGTTTGTACAGACATTCAATATTCAATAGTTACTGTTAATCCTAATCCTACTGTTAATGCAGGTACGGACCAAACAGTATGTGCCGGAACAATGGTAACATTATCTGGTTCTGGAGCTTCATCTTACACTTGGGATAATGGTGTAACAGATGGTGTGGCATTTGCTGCTTCAGCAACGACAACTTATACTGTAACTGGTACTGATGGAAATGGATGTACTGGAACTGATCAAGTTATTGTGAACGTAAATGCATTACCTCCAGTATCCGCAGGTACTGATCAATCAGTTTGTAATGGCGGTTCAGTTACTTTATCAGGATCAGGAGCAACTTCTTATTCTTGGAATAATGGTGTAACTGACGGTATATCATTTACACCGGCTACAACTTTAACTTATACTGTAACTGGTACTGACGGAAATGGTTGTGTAAATACAGACCAAGTTGTAGTAACTGTAAACTCAAACCCTACGGTAAATGCAGGTACTGACCAAACAGTTTGTGCTGGCACAATGGTTACTTTATCTGGATCTGGAGCAACTTCTTATTCTTGGGATAATGGTGTAACTGATGGTGTACCTTTTGCGGCTACAGCCACTACAACATATACAGTGACAGGTACAGACGGAAATGGATGTACAGGAACAGATCAAGTAGTTGTAACTGTTAATCCTTTACCAACTGTAAATGCAGGTACAGATCAAACAGTTTGTGCTGGTACCATGGTTACATTATCAGGATCTGGAGCTTCTTCATATGCTTGGGATAATGGTGTAACAGACGGAGTTGCTTTTGCTGCCACTGCTACTACTACTTATACTGTAACAGGAACAGACGTTAACGGTTGTGTAAATACAGATCAAGTTGTTGTAACTGTTAATCCTTTACCAACTGTAAATGCAGGAACTGACCAAACAGTATGTGCTGGAACTTCAGTTACTTTAACAGGATCAGGTACAGCATCTTCATATGCTTGGGATAACGGTGTAACTGATGGTGTGGCATTCACTCCTGCTTCAACTACAACTTACACAGTTACAGGAACTGATGGTAATGGATGTACTAATACAGATCAAGTTATTGTTACTGTAAATTCTTTACCTGTAGTTAATGCTGGAACAGATCAAACTGTTTGTGAAGGAGACATGGTAACTTTAACTGCTACTGGAGCAACTTCATACTCTTGGGATAACGGTGTAACAAATGGTGTTCCGTTTGCTGCAACCACCACTACTATTTACACGGTAATTGGTACAAACGGAAGCGGATGTACAGATACTGATCAGGTAATTGTAAATGTTAACTCTCTTCCAACAGTAAACGGTGGAGTTGATCAATCTGTATGCGCAGGTAATACTGTTACTTTAACTGGAACTGGATCAGCAACAACTTATACTTGGGATAATGGAGTTACTGATAATGTACCATTTACACCTGCCACAACAACAACTTATACAGTAACAGGAGTTGATGTAAATGGATGTGTAAACACAAATCAAACTATAGTAACTGTAAATTCTAATCCTTCTGCAATCAACTTAACTGAAACTTGTAATGGAGGTAACGTTGATTATACAGTGGTATTTGATATTTCGGGAGGAGCTTCTCCATATACTGTATCAGGTTTTACAGGAACAGTAGTTGGAAGTACTTGGACAAGTGATCCAATTCCTTCTGGAAACTCATATAACTTAACAATTACTGATGCAAACGGATGTACTTCAACTCCAATATCAGGAGTAAAAACTTGTGCATGTATCTCTAATGCAGGAACAATGGTAACCTCTCCTACTCTTACTATGTGTGGTTCAGGTTCATTAACAGCCACTCATAATGGAAATGAAACTTTAGATGGAGATGATGCGATTCAATATTACATTCATACCAATGCCGGTTCTTCTTTAGGAACTCAATTTGGATCTAGTTCAACACCTACATTCACATTTGGAGGTGGAATGGTATTCGGAACAACTTATTATATCTCTGCAGTTGTAGGTAATGACCTTGGTGGTGGAGTTGTAGATTTAGCTGACCCTTGTTTATCAGTTTCTGCTGGAACTCCTGTAGTATGGTATAATATTCCAACAGTTGGTGCTGGAACAGATCAAACTGTTTGTCAAGGTGACATGGTAACTTTATCAGGAACTGGTGCATCAACTTATTCATGGGATAATGGTGTAACTAACGCAACTCCGTTTGCGGCAACTGTAACAACAACTTACACTGTTACGGGTACTGATGGAAACGGATGTTCGAATACAGATGCTGTTGTAGTAACAGTTAATTCTTTACCAACAGTTAATGCTGGTACGGACCAAACAGTATGCGCGGGAACAACAGTAACTTTGACAGGTTCAGGAACAGCTTCAACATATACTTGGGATAATGGTGTAACAAATGCTTCACCTTTTACTCCTACAGCTACTAATACTTACACTGTAACTGGTACAAATGTTAATGGATGTACAAACACAGATGCGGTAATTGTAACTGTTAATGCTCTACCAACAGTAAGCGGTGGACCTGATCAAACAGTTTGTAATGGAAACCCTGCTACATTAACAGGTACAGGTACAGCAAGTACTTATACTTGGGATAATGGTGTGATAGACGGAAACCCTTTCCTACCGACAGGAACCAACACATATACAGTAACAGGATTAGATGTTAATGGATGTACAAATACAGATCAAGTTGTGATCACAGTAAATGCTAATCCAACTGTCAATGCTGGAACTGATCAAACAGTTTGTCAAGGCACACCTGTTGTATTATCAGGTTCAGGAGCTGCTTCTTATTCTTGGGATAATGGAGTTTCAAATGGAGTAGCATTTACACCATCTGCAACTCTTACTTATACGGTAGTAGGAACTGATGTTAATGGATGTACAGGAACTGATCAGGTAACAGTAAATGTTAATGCTGCACCTCCAGTTTCAGCAGGTCCAGATCAATCAATTTGTTTTGGAAACACGGTAACATTATCAGGTTCAGGAGCCTTAACTTATTCATGGAATTTTGGAGTAGTTAATGGATCACCATTTAGTCCTGGAATTACAAGTACTTATACTGTAACTGGAACAGATGGAAATGGATGTACTGCAACAGATCAAGTAGTTGTTACCGTAAACTCAAATCCTTCAATTAATGCCGGTGCTGACCAAACAATTTGTGAAGGAACAGCAACTTCAGTAAACGGATCAGGTGGTGTATCTTATGTTTGGGATAATGGTGTTTCAAACGGAGTACCTTTTACACCAACAGCTACTGCAACTTACACAGTAACAGGAACTGATGGAAATGGATGTTCAAGTACTGATCAGATGGTAATAAACATTAATCCTTTACCAGCTGTTGATGCCGGAGCGGATCAAGTAGTATGTACAGGAGGATCTGTAACACTTTCAGGTGCTGGTGCTGCTTCATATACTTGGAATAATGGAGTTACTAATGGAGTTTCATTTGTACCAACAGGTACTATGGACTATGTTGTAACCGGAACAGATGTTAACGGATGTGTTAATACAGATACTGTAAATGTTTCAATAGGATTGGCTACAGTTGATGCTGGAACTGACTTAAGTGTTTGTGAAGGTACAGCAGTAACACTTAATGGATCTGGAGCAGTAACTTATGTTTGGAACAATGGAATCACCAATGGGGTGCCTTTCGCAGCTACAACAACTCAATACTATACTGTAACCGGAACAGATTCGAACGGATGTACAGGTGAAGACAGTGTATTAGTAACTGTAAACTCAGCTCCTATGATTAACGCTGGACCAGACTTATTAGTTTGTTTAGGAGATGCAGTTACTTTAACTGCTACTGGAGCTGATACTTATTCATGGAATAATGGAGTTACAAATGGAGTTCCTTTTACTCCTACTGGAACAGGTGTTTATACTGTAACAGGTACTGATGTGAACGGTTGTTTAGGAACTGATCAAGTAATTATTACAACTACTACTGGTGCAAACATCACTAGTTCAGTTACACATGATTCAGGAACTTCAAATGGTGCTATCAATATCACTATTACAGGAGGACAAACTCCTTACACAGTATCTTGGAGTAATTCTGCCACAACAGAAGACATCAACAACCTTGCTTTTGGCGATTACATTGTAACTGTAACTGATGGTAATGGATGTGTAACAGTAGATACGATTACTGTATTAAACGTAGTTGGTGTTGAGGAAAATGTTAATGATGAACTGTACATCTACCCTAACCCTTCAAATGCAGTGTTCAACATTGAGCTTGATGGTAACTATCTAATGGAAATTACAGATGCTAGAGGAAGATTAATCATCTCTAGAACTGAAAATGATGATACTGTAATTGATCTTTCTGATTATGAAGACGGAGTATACTTCTTAAGAGTATACAAAGACGGACAAACTGCAGTTAGACGATTGTTAAAACAATAATTAAACTCATTTAAACTAAAACGCCTCCCTATCGGAGGCGTTTTTTTTGTTACTTATTTAATAATCTTGAATTGAATAGAAAACCGCATAGTCCGAATTAAATCGGAAAACAATGCAACGAAAACCAGGATGGACCACCTTTAATCGGGTGGTCTTTTTTTATATCATTTTAAATTGTTTTGTCCATCAGATATATTAAGGCGGCAAAAGCGCCAGCCCCAAGATGTAATTCTCTTTTGTTTACATTTTCAAAAACATCTGCTTCAGAATGATGATAATCAAAATAGCGCTGAGAAGAAATAGACATTCCTAATTGAATCATTTCAGGATAATACTCAGTTAGTGGACGAATATCGACACCACTATACCCTTTTTGGAAGTTATATAATTCAAATCCCTTCAACATGGAAGCATAAGTTTGAACAATACTCACTTGCTCATCCGTACCTTGAATATCGAATCCTATTGGTAAAAAACCTCCTCTATCACTTTCTAAAGCACAAATATGTTCCTCTCCTTTATCATGAGCAATTTTAGCATAAGATTTTCCTCCAAAATTCCCGTTTTCTTCATTCATAAAAAGAACGCATCTCAAAGTATGATTAGGTTTATAACCAAGCTGTTTTAAAATTCTCAATGCTTCAATACTATGTACAATCCCAGCCCCATCATCATGTGCTCCTTCACCCACATCCCAAGAATCAAGATGGCCGCCAAAAGTGATGATTTTATTATCCTTATTCCCTTTCATCTCCGCAATTACATTGTGAGACTTTACATTCGGGTATATACGGCAATCCATCTCCAATTTTAAAGTGACTTTTCCTTTTTGCAACCAAGCAGAAAGAACATCTGCATCTACCGTACTTATTGCCGCTCCGGGAATACTATCAACATCTGCATCATAATGCGTTGAACCAGTATGTGCATGTTCATCTGTTGATGAAGCCAATGATCTAATCACAACTGCTTTAGCACCTAACTTACCACCTTCATTTGGACCACTATGACGTTGATTTGCACAAGCACCATAAGCCTTGAACATTTGTAATAATTTCTGATCAAAAGGTCTATTCAGAAAAACAATTTTATTTTTTACCAAAGCTTTATCAGCAGCTTTTAATTCTTCCAGTGAATTAAAAACCACAACTTCGCCTTCAATTAACCCACCTGTTCCTACTGAACCTCCAAGAGCTAATACACTGAGTTTTTTAACCTCTCCCGATTCATTTTCAATCCAACAAGTTTCTTTGGTTCCTCTTTCCCAATGTGGAACTTCAATTTCTTGAAGGTACACCTCATCAAATTGATAAGATTTAAGTAATTTTTCTCCCCATTTAACAGCCATTTCTGCTTCAGATGAACCGGTAACTCTGGCGCCAATATCCTTGCATAAAGTTCTCAAATTATCATACGCCTGTCCTTTTTCTAGGGCTTCATCATAAATTTTTCTAATGAATACCGAATCAGGGTTGGGAGTCCCCTCGTGTCCAAATACTGAGACACCAAGAAACAATGCTGCTGTTAATGTTAGTGATTTCATAATCACCAAATATATTGAAATTGATTTGAAGCTTAATTCCAGATATTATCAAACACCTGAATAGTTATACTTTGAATATATACCGGAATAGATGGTTTTCTATTCCACAGACTGATTTTTAACACATCTGTTTTCTCTAAAAAGTCCGGTATTTTAAATACAAAATACCCTTTGTGATTCTGACTAGTTAAAATCATTCTTTCTAAATCTCTACCTAACCAAAAAGGCTCACTCAAATGAATAATCGGTAATCCTTTATCATTATTGGCTGACACTGATGCTGTTAACTGCGCCTCTTCTAACATTCTAGCAACTACCTCTACTTTGATATACTTGTTTTCAGGATTTTTAATTCTACTTAACTCAAATTCATAATCCGGTCCATATGGATTTGACTCATTCAATTCATACGTAAAAGCCTCCCTTCCATGCCTTCTTAATTCATACAATGAATCTACTGACACAAATTCTTTATTGAATCTCCAGCCTTCATTTTCTTCTGTTGGGTAAAATACAGCTAGATCCGCGCTTTTTTGTTCTATAGATTTTGAACCAATATTAGATAAAAGGAAAACTGCAGAATTATTGTACTTTTTAGCTGCGATAATATTCGGATAAAATTCTTTACATGTTTCAAAAACTTGAGGAAGTGTAAGTCTTCCTGAATAACCAACAATGCAATAAGTTTTGTCGTTTTTTATTTTTAATAAATCCTCTCTAATATTGGCAGCATCACCAAATTCGATAACATCCCAATCAAATTGAATAGTCCTATCTTTTTGATTTGCATAAAAATTCATGTAATTGGGATTGTTCAAATTATAGACTGTATAAATATTTTCAGCTCCGTATTGATCTTCCCATTTTAATATATCATCAGCAACTTCTTTGAATAATTCATAATGCATATGCCCATACAGATCTTTTTCTTGAATTGTAGAAAAAGCAGTAGTAACCATCAATAATGCACTTAATATTCCTTGATACCTGAATTTTGAAAGCCACCAACCAATAATTAGCAATAGAAAAGGAAAGGCAAATAACATTACAGGGAATTTTAAAACAGGAGTGCCAACCCAGGAATAAATGTGTCCAACAGTATAGATTCCAAAAAACCACACTACGAACAAAATGAGTGATTTGACATTTTCAGCTTGTTCTTTTTCTTTCAATACAAATGTCAATGCAATTAAGCCAATCAATAAACCTATCAACCACCAGGACTCATTAAAGGCATAAAAAACAAACTGTAATAACCAATTATCATCCGGTGGACCTAACCACTGCAAACCACCTACATCCAACTGGTACTGTGTAATTGGAATGTGAGGTAAATAAAGAACAATTGCCAAGACACCTGCAATAAGCAGGTACTTCAATTTCTTTAGTTTGATAAAAATCAAACCTGAAACACATAACCATCCCACAAATAAGAAAGCAAAATGATGCGTGTACATTGCAGCTGCAACCGATAATCCTAGAAAAATAGCATCTTTATAATTGGTCTTTTCTTCAAATAATATCTTCAAATAAAACCAGGCCGATAAAAGGGAAAACATTAAACCGGGACTATAAGGACGCGCAAATTCGGCATTCATTATAGGAAAATATAGTAGGGATAATAAGATAGCAGCTATTACACCTGTTTGTCTATTAATCCATTTATTTCCTATTAAGAAAACAAGTAAAATTGAGATGACACCACAAATAACAAAAGGAAATCTCATCCCCATTTCATTCACCCCTCCAACATACGACCAGGCTTTCATGAACACCTGCACACCAGCAGGGTGCATGTCTCCTGTTTTTACGCCGTATTCAATGAGATCACTGAAATTATCGTATTGTAATCTGTTAATTGCACTCAGCTCATCATTTGAATATGAATGCGTAAATGAAATAGTAAATCGAAGGATAAATCCAATCAATAGGATAATGAT
It contains:
- a CDS encoding M43 family zinc metalloprotease, giving the protein MKKYYLSLVSLLTLNLVIGQTTQVTNNINSKQVNGNSTQTVPANLNSNGHSNIIQGVTAKSTTVNGNIVTYTVDQNDKIVDGHEFHNCKSHELTKAMYESMGVYDQFYQDYLNGAQQAQYYTPNQYKTPGTNTIAVIFHVVHEGEPVGTGTNVSNAAIMAVFNDLVEDFSLTNADQSQARTGFGFNPANPGINFCLATQDPLGNPLSETGVIRVSTTETWFDPDDPNEVNAMKGAALGSAIWDRDDYLNVWICDISNGASSGTAGYAYKPSTSFLPNANIDGIVIDYNLGVNNDNVLTHEVGHYLGLDHTWGGSGGCGQDDGFTDTPNTTGPSFNYSGSCSGSQQTCTVETQYENYMDYSNCTVMFTTEQSNFMNTILSGIRSSLLLSPGCDPAGPPVCAFTSSPAGPGPIVISQNGAVVFTDASNASPTSWTWTISGTPGVDWAYTGGTSAASQNPEVTFYNVGTYDVTLVASNGFGSCTGVTETGYVQVVAPAAGTACDTLRNYALSENLTAYLNGGSWGYLPGHGEIFAGFPIDEYAEPYTALATAEVRRLYVPVLAADNVSGTGTVNFYVRADNAGSPGAVLATETVSIANLNAGFYNTIEFTTPASVTGAFWVGAELFYGASQDTVIFAMADLAGRPAGIGTTMMREGAIWYNTTDYYGAGGINMSVAWDVLLSNGPAPVADMSFSEAAVCPGGDIIVNGSASQNTTSYEWYQTDDPFTTIINSSTSAGTTFNFAGPAGSYGIYLFADGSCMTDGLLLPVTVYNAVTGTANVTHTTCGDNNGAVTISGASGGDGTYTYSLDGVNYGASNTFSNLPAGSYTAYILSNGDACEAQIPFTINSSTPLSGTATSAIGICPGGTATLTATGGTTYTWYDGATVIGSTATINVSPSVTTQYSVEISNGVCTDIQYSIVTVNPNPTVNAGTDQTVCAGTMVTLSGSGASSYTWDNGVTDGVAFAASATTTYTVTGTDGNGCTGTDQVIVNVNALPPVSAGTDQSVCNGGSVTLSGSGATSYSWNNGVTDGISFTPATTLTYTVTGTDGNGCVNTDQVVVTVNSNPTVNAGTDQTVCAGTMVTLSGSGATSYSWDNGVTDGVPFAATATTTYTVTGTDGNGCTGTDQVVVTVNPLPTVNAGTDQTVCAGTMVTLSGSGASSYAWDNGVTDGVAFAATATTTYTVTGTDVNGCVNTDQVVVTVNPLPTVNAGTDQTVCAGTSVTLTGSGTASSYAWDNGVTDGVAFTPASTTTYTVTGTDGNGCTNTDQVIVTVNSLPVVNAGTDQTVCEGDMVTLTATGATSYSWDNGVTNGVPFAATTTTIYTVIGTNGSGCTDTDQVIVNVNSLPTVNGGVDQSVCAGNTVTLTGTGSATTYTWDNGVTDNVPFTPATTTTYTVTGVDVNGCVNTNQTIVTVNSNPSAINLTETCNGGNVDYTVVFDISGGASPYTVSGFTGTVVGSTWTSDPIPSGNSYNLTITDANGCTSTPISGVKTCACISNAGTMVTSPTLTMCGSGSLTATHNGNETLDGDDAIQYYIHTNAGSSLGTQFGSSSTPTFTFGGGMVFGTTYYISAVVGNDLGGGVVDLADPCLSVSAGTPVVWYNIPTVGAGTDQTVCQGDMVTLSGTGASTYSWDNGVTNATPFAATVTTTYTVTGTDGNGCSNTDAVVVTVNSLPTVNAGTDQTVCAGTTVTLTGSGTASTYTWDNGVTNASPFTPTATNTYTVTGTNVNGCTNTDAVIVTVNALPTVSGGPDQTVCNGNPATLTGTGTASTYTWDNGVIDGNPFLPTGTNTYTVTGLDVNGCTNTDQVVITVNANPTVNAGTDQTVCQGTPVVLSGSGAASYSWDNGVSNGVAFTPSATLTYTVVGTDVNGCTGTDQVTVNVNAAPPVSAGPDQSICFGNTVTLSGSGALTYSWNFGVVNGSPFSPGITSTYTVTGTDGNGCTATDQVVVTVNSNPSINAGADQTICEGTATSVNGSGGVSYVWDNGVSNGVPFTPTATATYTVTGTDGNGCSSTDQMVININPLPAVDAGADQVVCTGGSVTLSGAGAASYTWNNGVTNGVSFVPTGTMDYVVTGTDVNGCVNTDTVNVSIGLATVDAGTDLSVCEGTAVTLNGSGAVTYVWNNGITNGVPFAATTTQYYTVTGTDSNGCTGEDSVLVTVNSAPMINAGPDLLVCLGDAVTLTATGADTYSWNNGVTNGVPFTPTGTGVYTVTGTDVNGCLGTDQVIITTTTGANITSSVTHDSGTSNGAINITITGGQTPYTVSWSNSATTEDINNLAFGDYIVTVTDGNGCVTVDTITVLNVVGVEENVNDELYIYPNPSNAVFNIELDGNYLMEITDARGRLIISRTENDDTVIDLSDYEDGVYFLRVYKDGQTAVRRLLKQ
- a CDS encoding M20/M25/M40 family metallo-hydrolase; this encodes MKSLTLTAALFLGVSVFGHEGTPNPDSVFIRKIYDEALEKGQAYDNLRTLCKDIGARVTGSSEAEMAVKWGEKLLKSYQFDEVYLQEIEVPHWERGTKETCWIENESGEVKKLSVLALGGSVGTGGLIEGEVVVFNSLEELKAADKALVKNKIVFLNRPFDQKLLQMFKAYGACANQRHSGPNEGGKLGAKAVVIRSLASSTDEHAHTGSTHYDADVDSIPGAAISTVDADVLSAWLQKGKVTLKLEMDCRIYPNVKSHNVIAEMKGNKDNKIITFGGHLDSWDVGEGAHDDGAGIVHSIEALRILKQLGYKPNHTLRCVLFMNEENGNFGGKSYAKIAHDKGEEHICALESDRGGFLPIGFDIQGTDEQVSIVQTYASMLKGFELYNFQKGYSGVDIRPLTEYYPEMIQLGMSISSQRYFDYHHSEADVFENVNKRELHLGAGAFAALIYLMDKTI
- a CDS encoding glycosyltransferase family 39 protein, which codes for MSLIKRNIDIIIILLIGFILRFTISFTHSYSNDELSAINRLQYDNFSDLIEYGVKTGDMHPAGVQVFMKAWSYVGGVNEMGMRFPFVICGVISILLVFLIGNKWINRQTGVIAAILLSLLYFPIMNAEFARPYSPGLMFSLLSAWFYLKILFEEKTNYKDAIFLGLSVAAAMYTHHFAFLFVGWLCVSGLIFIKLKKLKYLLIAGVLAIVLYLPHIPITQYQLDVGGLQWLGPPDDNWLLQFVFYAFNESWWLIGLLIGLIALTFVLKEKEQAENVKSLILFVVWFFGIYTVGHIYSWVGTPVLKFPVMLFAFPFLLLIIGWWLSKFRYQGILSALLMVTTAFSTIQEKDLYGHMHYELFKEVADDILKWEDQYGAENIYTVYNLNNPNYMNFYANQKDRTIQFDWDVIEFGDAANIREDLLKIKNDKTYCIVGYSGRLTLPQVFETCKEFYPNIIAAKKYNNSAVFLLSNIGSKSIEQKSADLAVFYPTEENEGWRFNKEFVSVDSLYELRRHGREAFTYELNESNPYGPDYEFELSRIKNPENKYIKVEVVARMLEEAQLTASVSANNDKGLPIIHLSEPFWLGRDLERMILTSQNHKGYFVFKIPDFLEKTDVLKISLWNRKPSIPVYIQSITIQVFDNIWN